The stretch of DNA gaattactaagcccactcataagtggagcacaatgggaggactcgtcttgattctcagaaccgaatcaagttaaggaaattattcctttatttataaatcgaggtcgtacctataacgacaccatctgaagtaacgacctccaccataccataaaaaaaatataacaatggatgggtctccacctctaggacgccttctacccgcctgtcctccacccttaactggtcgtgtgggtggtgtagtaactgcaatggggcacgtagcctgagtgcttcgatgaaatatgcctctcccaagtttgggacaattttctcatgatgtgcctagtatcatcgtattcataacaacccctttgcgggtttggctgctcatattgagtctgtgctaGATGGCTGGAATAatcattgtaggaaactcatgctggtggtgcattaaaagaacttactggagtacCCCGGGTAATCCGATATGCGGACTagactggccgactgcccgagcccctgccataatgatttttacttgcagagtagaatccactgaatcccctagAATTTCGAAACGTCTTGGTCTCtttatcttggcaatttctaccactagcgaaAATGAAGTATTAGTCTGTAGCTcctgagtcatacaaaattttacgatcataattaagtcaTTTAATGAGTCCGTGGCCTCgttctctggctgtaggaagcaaagtaggaatatgacgggctaacttattgaacccgatggcatattatgacatcGTCATAGTGACCTGATGCAATCGTTCAAACcttatgcgccatgcattacggatagtccgggaaacaaactcttccTAGAGTAtttctgagaaccgagccaagtgggtGGTGTTGTATTGACTGGTCtgctctcttcataggcttgccacggacacctgtggagaattatctctcccaaagccaatttcttcttttgttatgctgactcaacactgttgagctgacccagttcttaacatactcttcgattctcctcaaaggtaacccttacccctattaatatataacgatcacaaaagtagagctccatacagacaaatcttggcacaaacCACATAGTTCAGAATCTCGTCAatcactgtacttcctccgaagcaccccaaaatccgcaaccgtaaCGTCCacactgagtagaccttctgtaaatttaatgttgtttctctaactccttcggtactgaagtataagattattacggAGGTGGACATACCGCAAGCCCCAACCTTATTCTCTACaagatctcaggccttaaacacatgtaaatttttgggagaacctttcagtaccacatatatacatttcaggccaaaactgatataatacatgactcgcaatccattcatcGATAGTGGACACCCCCACTCGGCgcaaagtcatagttcaccacgtccgatggtccAAGGTACGCTGCatccccccccccacacacacattattcactgggtgatctcttcatacgtccgcatcttcagtcggaatcacacgttgaggcaatgtttgagcatctctggctccctcgtagttcatctgcggcatcacgaaccgtcgatgtacaattgataccgagtgcgcaatgtcatatacgagtagatacaaaggaatgtgagatataggtttcaagcaaaatcaatatcgcacgataaggaatgaaagaggtgatattgttcctaaacttcatagcctctgagagataagtacagacgtctccgtactgatccttcagactctattaagcttgctcgtggctggtgagacctatgtaacctagtactttgataccaactgtcacgacccgaaattcacactttcggaccgtgatggcgcctaacatttcacttgctaggcaagccgacgttagaataatattaatcaatttttaaataatttttaaataatttttaaattattaataatccaagaacaaatgcggaaacaagtttgaaatatagtgaataatccataaaaataacggtatctaaataccatcctagaattggtgtcacaagtgcacgagcttctacaataaatacaaataaggtctgaataaaataaagctgtctgaaaataaacacacagctaaagtaaaatagacggggactccagaactacggacgccatgcagttatacctcaagtctcctctggtagctgaaatccgagcaagtctacggtatgccactgggaccaactccaaaatctgcacaagaagtacagagtgtagtatcagtacaatcgaccccatgtactggtaagtgttgagcctaacctcgacgaagtagtgacgaggctagagcgggtcacttacattacctgtgcgcaatattagtaatagcaaaaataatagaaataattcaggtaactcatttataataattgaagccaactcagcagccataaccaattatcatttccatcaattttgttgcagcgtgcaactttCTCTTaccatatattcacattcaattttgttacagcgtgcaacccgatcacccaatatatatatatatatatatatatatatatatatatatgtgtgtgtgtgtgtatatatatatatatatatatatatatatatatgtgtgtgtgtgtgtatgtcaacttttaaataagtctgttgcggcgtgcaacccgcaaTTCTGTAATATAGATTTTTAAataagcctgttgcggcgtgtaacccgatcctccaatatattcattataatcaattctgttgaggcgtgcaacccgctcctccaacatattcatttaccaattcttatagaagaaatttctcaaATAATTGcaacaattgatataaaattataagacaacaagcatacaataaatgatttaattatgaaacaaacaatgtctaatagaaaattattatgaaaatcagggagaaaataggcagtttaatatttaatatgctatatgtcaaataacaattaaaacacataattcaaatagaatgtaacaattaatgcaggaattcaagaattaatatttgacaaagaataggagcgaaacaataattataataattaatttatgatttaaaataatttatgatttttcaagtaagcaggcaaacaattaatttgacgatgtatagacactcgtcacctcgcctatacgtcgttcacatgcaattcacataacaaataatttaagggttctattccctcaagtcaaggttaaccacaacacttacctcgctttgcaaattccaatcaattattcaaccacaatttttctttttaaatttatctccaaaagcttcaaatctattcacaaacaatttgatatattcaatacgaatattagaaattaattccatatgaatttataaattttctggataaaaacccgaaatttattaaaacattcgacagtgggacccgcgtctcaaatcccgaaaaaactcacgaaattcgaacacccgttccgatacgagttcagccatataaattttgtccaattccgatatcaaatggaccttcaaatcttaatttttcgtttttgaaaagttttacaaaaattccaaccttttccatctaaatccgaaataaattatgaatatagacatggatttgtgaaatataattacttttggttAAAAAACACtcacccaattcaaagtcgtgaaaatctccctcgaaatcgcccaaatccgagacttaaaactcaaaaatgagtaaaaatggtgacttctgaatttatgggctctgcccagtcatttcgcatctgcggataaaagttccgcatttgcggactcgcatttgcgatgctagGCTGCCATGTgaagttctgcatctgcggacatccttgtcgcacctgcgacatccgcatCTGCACAaaaaggccgcacctgcgaaaatcccaggccagcccagtcccgcatctgcgatggaaggctcgcttctgcgagctcgcacgtgcggtcaaaaatccgcaattgcgattacactagaacccAAAAATTCAGATTTTGTTTAAGTCCAAtgcttgttccgatttcgattcgaaccacactcggggtactcgggaccccgcctgaatataccaacaagtcccgtaacataatacggtctgactcggggtctaaaatcacgtcaaacaacactgaaattataattcacgccccgattcgaactttgagttttaaactttcaatttgcaaatctcgtgccaaaacatattaaatgaatctggaatgacttcaaatttggcacacaagtcataactgatataacggagctgttcaaatttttagaattggattccggctccgatatcaaaaagtcaaccccgtggtcaaacttggaaatctttagcctttaaattactagtttccgttaaatggtcataacttgagctaggggcctccaaattaaatttcgggcatacgcccaagtcccaaatcacgatacggagctaccggaactatcaaaactctgatccgggtccatttgctcaaaatattgaccaaagtcaactcagttgagttttaaggctctatttcacattttaatccatttttcacatgaaaactttccgaaaaattgtacggactgcgcacgcaagtcgaggaatgataaatggtgcttttcgaggtcttagaacactgaattacttattaaatttaaagatgacatttttgatCATCacaaaattatacatatattatatctccaccggttatttttagtttaaacggTTGGATGAGCAGTTATTTGGGTTAATTTTTCAATTAATGACATGCAAAGCAGGGGATTGAGGATTTATTGTAGCGACCTAAATCTGGTTGGGCTAGGCCCATCAAAGTTTTTTCATCGAATAACCGGCCAGATTCAATATTTACTTTTGCTGTTTGATCTACATAGATTATatatgtaatataatatatatatcgaCTACTTTTTATTTAAGAAATTAGAATGGCGACTATTTGTGTTAGTTCTTCAATTCTTAATTGATTAAGCCCAATTAACTGGCACAGCTTGCCGCTCCATCATTAAGATCCTAGCCCATCAACAGGTTTGACGTACTATTACGGTAGATCCATGTACACAAAATTTTTAACAAGCGATATCATTATTTGAAAAGacgaataaataaataaattactatAATATATAACAGTATTACTTTTTATATGTTTGTACTTTATATTTTCTTGTTTATAAAATATGTTAATATTTTGTATTAATAGGGGCCCTATTAAATTAGAATTCATGCTGGAAAGTTTATATTGGGGATAAAACGCTCCCTAATAAATGTGGCCATatacagaggcggatccagaatttaataCTTATGGATTCCTGCAGCGACCTCAAGTAAATTTTCAATAGTAAACACATTCAAACATTTATAGATATTTAGTAAATTTTTCGAATATATTTACACTATTTAGACAAAATCTACTGGATTCACGTGAACCCGTAAATCGGGAGGTGGATCCGCCCCTGACTCCATATCCAGGGACACTCTGCTGATTAAGAAACTGAGTATAATTACTTTCGTCCTTTAATGTTTCTTCGATTGCGCTAAATTGTTAATGTTTCGTTCCTATTGTAGTATACTAGTTTTCACTTAATTGGCGGACTTTTAACATTTACAACAGTTACCATGGTGAAACTTGTATCTAAGTAATAGTGACTTCACCAGCGGAGGAGGATCTGAACCATAATCTTATTTTATTTAgttcttttaaaaatatatatatatatatatatataaaatacttttttaatacaaatatagaGTTTGAGGTAAAATTATTGAATTTTGCAATCGCCCCCGTTCACCAGCAAAAAAACATTTATACAGTCAGGGCAATTACTCTTGGGGTTTCACTTTGTTTCTTATTAGTCGGTTGCAAAAAAACTAGCACATTCTTATATTTGTTGGATTATATATCGCAGCGAAAGCAATTTCAATTTCATATTCACGTGTAAATTATACAATTAGCACATATAGAGATTATACTAGTTACCTCTTAAAACGTGCAAAACAGATCAATTTCAGTCTCCAGTTTCAGAGTGGCAAGACCACGATCTCTAGAGAAACGTTCCACAGTCTTCTactgtgttacccaaataatattCGGACAAAGAAAATCTCGGGTGGGTGAAATTTCAAGGGAAAACGTGTAAAAAATGGTCAGCCCTATACCGTGTATATAGCCACGTTTTTTTAGGGTAAAAGCCTTTTCCAAAACCTATTGGCTTTTCTTTTTGCACAAAGGAAAGATttcctttatttcctattatttaggcACAATATGGACcacaaaatttaattaacaaggtttcctattatgaaattaattgcgaattttgaaattaatttctaccataataaattacgaaatatttcactaaaaattcgtaattgaACTCCTTAATTCAATTTTAAAATTCTTCCATAAAACCttttttaactccccatgttaaagTTTCGGATATTAAACAATCAAATcaaattactgacaatttaatttattgattacttCATTTAGACTTTCGCTTAGCTTATTTCATGTGTCAGATGCAACATCCACCGGTCGGGTTTACACACGAAAAtgtataagctttcataaaggagtATCATCAATCTCAAAGTCGAGacatggattctatcaactaattattatttcgccaatgtatatcattattgtccaatttatcagGCTTATTGACACACGAAAGAATGTTGTcttttaataaattaaaacaataaatgatacacacaactaataataattatatcaagattaagagtataagtacattgaatggattagagaaattattttattaagtcgGTATAAAATACTCATCTCTATTTGATCCGTCCAATATATACAAAATGTAGTAGCACAAGAAATCGGAATTAAACCATTTTCATaatcaaaataaattatatttaatcttgtgctacaaccaTTCCGATGGTTTGTCCAATTTCATCATTAGATTGTAAACATAAACTTTATGAcatataagaaccgatgatttaatcttctgTGTATAAGCTAAACTTTATACACTAAaacatctactatataagcaaaggacACATAGACTAATACATGATCTATTTTTAAGAAAAAAAGCTTTattaaattgaataaataaacaaaCAATTGTTCCATAAAAAATACTACAACAATACGCATGATTTATAGTATATCCTAACAATATTTACTTAATCACAAGTTTTTATAATCATACAAATATTATGTCATATTTATGatcatatattttaaaaaaattatagtcTGATACGTGTTATATCATATTAAGACCAGAGGTTCAAAAACATTCATTTCTTTATTAACTTTATTTCAAGTCAAACTATGATAAACTAAATGAAATAGAGAGAGTATAAGTTAATTACAAGTAAATTTTTATGATATATTTCAGCCAACGATTATGGTTAAACTATACTAACGGTAAAAAAATCTTCATATGATCTGTGACatgtatataatttaaattctTCCTCTTATTGCAACACATGTCACTTTTCTAATAGTGCCATGTAAAACATTTTCAATGGACCGTTTATGCCAAGTTGTCACCATCAGATTgagcaaaaacaaaacaaaaaaaggaaGTTCACGGGTTCAACATATATAACTCACGAGAGAGGCCTTCCAATTATTATTCAATGCCAATATATGACAAAATGACGTTTGGCACAAATTGTCAAATACCATTTGGCTATGTTTACAACCATAGAATATTACCAAATGATTAATATGATCGACCCAAATAAGTGTGCGGAGCCacatgcaccaaagggtgtcaacCAATACCTATTCGCCGGAAAATTACATTGTATAGTTcgataatatttttgaaaaatatgtatatatactatataatgacaccCTTGACTTCTTGATGagtttgtttctttatattttgactccccttaatGTAAATTCTGGCTCTGTCACTTCACATAACATGCATTTGCCCTTTGAAGAAAGCCTATTTCCAAAAAATTATACTCCAATATGATAGCATCATGTATTATTTACTCTCTGTTTTATTTATATAAAGAGGTTTGGAGTTACGCAGATCAAGACACCTAATTTTAGTGTGAATTCGGGCATATATTCTTCAAGTTTTCTGATATAGAATTGACATATGAAAATATCGTAAAAGATACTATAAGTCGACATATTTAATAACTTAGAATATTAAAAAAGAAATTGAGAAAATTATAATCAAAGAAAATTGATAGTTTAACTCTGTAAATAATAATAGTATTACATAAAATGAAATAAAGGGATTACAATTTTGATGTTCCTTTTTACTTCTTGGATTTTGTCACCTTTTGAAATTATGCATTTTGATTTTTGTATATCTCTAAAAATGGAGCCTTAACTTCTGACTTctgagtgaaaaaaaaaatactcttgAGTTTAAAAAGTAAGAAATAAAGAGCATGATGAGAGGATTGAACTAGGGGTCGAGAAAGAGGCACAAGAATACATGATTTCATAGGCGGCTGTAAAAATTTTAAAACATGAGTTTATTAAAGTTTAAACCGGTTTAAAAGGTTTTTTTGGGGACTTGTGCGGGCTCGCCCATGGGTGGGATACTTGCAAAACGTTCCGAGACTTATGTGTGAGGCTCAGTTCTATGAGGCTTATGCCCCAAGCGTCCTGCTACGCACTCTAAATACGCCTAACGCTCAACACTCGAGGCTCGCCTGACTGTTCCTGAGTAAATTATGTGTTAAATTTTCTACGTTTGCACAGTTGACCATCAAAATTCTCTAATAAATGAATGATAAATTTTTTTATTCATCTATAGATATATGAAGATTGTGAGTAATTcaaataaatatcatttgaacattttatttGAAAGTAGATTAGTAAAATTTTGCATTTTCACTTGTTATTGGTATACATGTCATAATTTGATTTCTCTCAAAATTATCAAACTTATTGTATTGTTATTTGAAAGCAATCTATGTTTATTCACAAAGGAGTAATATTTAGTATGTAAGACTAATAAAGTTTGATTATTCacttttaggaaggtaaaatgtgtaatttaataatatttttggtttgtaattgtttgaaagttaagataGTTAATTTGTATCTCTTAATAACTTTAATACTATTGCATTATTTCTACTTTTTAAAACATGCTAGatattttgatttttgatttgatttttgagtttctttactttctttttatttatttatttttaaatattttaatgtaCTTTCTATATTTTTTGAATAAGGGTAACAAAACTGATCTCCCCATAAATTCTCACCCAAAACAAATATTCCTGAAACGCTTATATAATAAAGGCAAGAACCACATTATTCAATGCACTTTCCCTAAGAAACAATCTATCTGTCTCTCCATAACCAAAAAAAATGAAGCCCTTTTTCTTCCTTCTATTTCCTCTATTCTTCCTTCCCAAAATCACCTCAACTCACACTCTTCAAATTCCCTCAAAATCTTTATTACCATCACTTGATCAAACCACCCTAAATAAAAACTTAGACAATGACACAATTTACAAAATCTCAAAGCAACTATGTTGGAATTGCTTAGGAGAAGCAATTCAATTCTTGTTTCATCACAATTTAGTAAGAGCAACAAAAATGGAGTTACCATTAACATGGAATTCAAATCTTGAAAAATATGCAAAATGGTGGGCAAGTTCAAGAAAAGAAGATTGTAGACTAATGCATTCATTTCCAGAAAGTGATTTTAAATTAGGAGAAAATATTTATTGGGGTAGTGGTTCTACTTGGACTCCAACAGATGCTGTTAATGCTTGGGCTGAtgaacaaaaatattataattatgCATCTAATTCTTGTGTTGAAGGGCAACTTTGTGGACATTATACTCAAATTGTGTGGAAAAGTACAAGGAGAGTTGGATGTGCtagagttatttgtgatagtgGTGATGTTTTTATGACTTGTAATTATTTTCCTCCTGGGAATTATATTGGTGAGAAACCATATTGACGTTAAATTGGAGTTTTATGGTTTTACATTTGGATTCAAATTGATAATCTCTAATACTATGACTCTTATTCTGATATTGTTATGTATAAATTCAAGTTGAAGGTCTATCAAAAATAACTTCTTTACATTCACAAGGTAGGAGTAAAATCTGCATACATATACTATCGTCCCAGACACCACTAGTAAAATTAattgagtatgttgttgttgtatatgatTAAGTATCAAGTCACATGGTTGATGGTACAATTCTTTTTCTTTCAAATATTTTGTGTTTAGAATCCACGGGTCCGACTATAACTTGAATGTGCGCGGTAAAAAGCTCATCTATGGAGGTTTTAGTGCTTCGTACTAAAGAAAAATTATTTAGGGCTAGAACTCGAAACATTTGACTAATGGTAAAAGAACATCTATCATTTTACCTTTTACATGCATGATATAATAATTGTGAAGTAAATTTTGCACTGACggtaaacacacacacacacacacacacttatatatatatatatatatatatatatatatatatatatatatatatatatcactagCCTCCATGATTAGAAGTTTTtacttcaaatttttttttt from Nicotiana tomentosiformis chromosome 11, ASM39032v3, whole genome shotgun sequence encodes:
- the LOC104101123 gene encoding pathogenesis-related protein PR-1, with translation MKPFFFLLFPLFFLPKITSTHTLQIPSKSLLPSLDQTTLNKNLDNDTIYKISKQLCWNCLGEAIQFLFHHNLVRATKMELPLTWNSNLEKYAKWWASSRKEDCRLMHSFPESDFKLGENIYWGSGSTWTPTDAVNAWADEQKYYNYASNSCVEGQLCGHYTQIVWKSTRRVGCARVICDSGDVFMTCNYFPPGNYIGEKPY